One stretch of Clavibacter michiganensis DNA includes these proteins:
- a CDS encoding Pr6Pr family membrane protein, whose amino-acid sequence MGTSSVRIFLSVVRIATAIAAVIGVIAQYHVNYAYWQDLGVTGIAGKSLDFALFFTVDANVLGAVVLVVGGVGLARGRVTDPGVGWVTLRLASTVYLVITGIVWNLLLRGQPQPEPLKLDWADQIVHVAVPLIVLLDWIIAPDRRPLRAGAIGRVIAFPLAWIAVTLLRGPFTGDEVFQTATYYPYGFLNPDSSPGGYGTVAAYVVGLTLAVCAITGALILVSRFRAPTDPRRGATPAIR is encoded by the coding sequence GTGGGAACCTCATCCGTGCGCATCTTCCTCTCCGTCGTCCGCATCGCCACCGCGATCGCCGCCGTCATCGGCGTCATCGCCCAGTACCACGTCAACTACGCCTACTGGCAGGACCTCGGCGTCACCGGCATCGCCGGCAAGTCGCTCGACTTCGCCCTGTTCTTCACCGTCGACGCGAACGTGCTCGGCGCGGTCGTGCTGGTCGTCGGCGGCGTGGGGCTCGCGCGGGGCCGCGTGACGGATCCGGGGGTCGGCTGGGTCACGCTGCGGCTCGCGTCCACCGTGTACCTCGTCATCACGGGCATCGTCTGGAACCTGCTGCTGCGCGGCCAGCCCCAGCCGGAGCCGCTGAAGCTCGACTGGGCCGACCAGATCGTGCACGTCGCCGTCCCGCTGATCGTGCTGCTCGACTGGATCATCGCGCCCGACCGCCGTCCGCTGCGCGCGGGCGCCATCGGCCGCGTCATCGCGTTCCCCCTCGCGTGGATCGCCGTCACGCTCCTCCGCGGCCCGTTCACCGGCGACGAGGTCTTCCAGACCGCCACCTACTACCCGTACGGGTTCCTGAACCCGGACTCGTCGCCCGGCGGGTACGGCACGGTCGCCGCGTACGTGGTCGGCCTCACGCTCGCGGTCTGCGCGATCACGGGCGCGCTCATTCTCGTCTCGCGGTTCCGCGCCCCGACCGACCCGCGCCGCGGCGCGACGCCCGCTATACGCTGA
- a CDS encoding IclR family transcriptional regulator, with protein sequence MPETPSDSRATPAETSSSTVRSVDRALDLLELLERGDGPLRLVELSRGSGLQNATVLRILGSLQNRGWVTVEHGEYRVGPAALGIANGFLTTDRLSSTARPVLQQLADSTRLTASLYVRIGEERILTVRVDGEDPLRYQLPLGRRLPLHVGAGKNILAAFPEEERERVLARIGSTDTAGGASVSADDLRAQLEVVRRDGFHISIDERETGVAAVSVPIHDRSGEVVAAISTSGPSETITRARLEARVPELRRAAAAVER encoded by the coding sequence ATGCCAGAAACCCCATCGGACAGCCGCGCCACCCCCGCGGAGACCTCGTCGTCGACCGTCCGGAGCGTCGACCGGGCGCTGGACCTGCTCGAGCTGCTCGAGCGCGGCGACGGGCCGCTGCGGCTCGTGGAGCTGAGCCGCGGATCCGGCCTGCAGAACGCGACCGTGCTGCGGATCCTCGGCTCGCTGCAGAACCGCGGCTGGGTGACGGTCGAGCACGGCGAGTACCGCGTGGGCCCGGCGGCCCTCGGGATCGCGAACGGTTTCCTCACGACCGACCGGCTGAGCTCGACGGCGCGCCCGGTGCTGCAGCAGCTCGCGGACAGCACGCGGCTGACGGCGTCGCTGTACGTGCGGATCGGCGAGGAGCGGATCCTCACGGTGCGGGTCGACGGCGAGGACCCGCTGCGGTACCAGCTGCCGCTCGGCCGTCGGCTCCCGCTGCACGTGGGCGCGGGGAAGAACATCCTCGCGGCGTTCCCGGAGGAGGAGCGCGAGCGGGTGCTCGCCCGGATCGGGAGCACGGACACGGCCGGCGGGGCATCGGTCTCGGCCGACGATCTGCGCGCGCAGCTCGAGGTGGTGCGCCGGGACGGCTTCCACATCTCGATCGACGAGCGGGAGACGGGCGTCGCCGCGGTGAGCGTCCCGATCCACGACCGCTCCGGGGAGGTCGTCGCGGCGATCTCGACCTCGGGGCCGTCCGAGACCATCACGCGCGCGCGCCTCGAGGCGCGCGTGCCGGAACTGCGCCGAGCGGCAGCGGCCGTGGAGCGGTAG
- a CDS encoding NAD(P)-dependent oxidoreductase, protein MRTAFIGLGEAGAIYAAAAAAHGDDVSGFDPAAPTTPEGVTRAATLAEAVEGADLVVVLTGAALSERIAADAAPHLGADAVYADFTTASPQVMARVERVVQDAGARFADVAILGPVPAKGAQTETIVSGSAARDVEAYLVSLGAEVERIDGPAGEATSRKLLRSVLMKSLAAVVVEAVTAGRAAGCEDWVRDQIAGQLSGDVAAKIERYESGSRKHAVRRGHEMESVVEHLGALGVPAEMSEASVRFLGRLAAEEQRAQERTGRA, encoded by the coding sequence ATGAGGACAGCGTTCATCGGACTCGGGGAAGCCGGCGCGATCTACGCGGCCGCCGCCGCGGCCCACGGCGACGACGTGTCGGGCTTCGACCCGGCCGCGCCCACCACGCCGGAGGGCGTCACGCGCGCGGCGACCCTCGCCGAGGCCGTGGAGGGAGCCGACCTCGTGGTCGTGCTCACGGGCGCGGCGCTGAGCGAGCGCATCGCGGCCGACGCCGCGCCGCACCTCGGCGCGGACGCCGTCTACGCCGACTTCACGACGGCGTCCCCGCAGGTGATGGCCCGCGTGGAGCGGGTCGTCCAGGACGCGGGCGCGCGCTTCGCCGACGTCGCGATCCTCGGGCCTGTGCCCGCGAAGGGCGCGCAGACCGAGACGATCGTCAGCGGATCCGCCGCCCGGGACGTCGAGGCGTACCTCGTCTCCCTCGGCGCGGAGGTGGAGCGGATCGACGGGCCGGCGGGCGAGGCCACCAGCCGCAAGCTCCTCCGCAGCGTGCTGATGAAGAGCCTCGCGGCCGTCGTGGTCGAGGCGGTCACCGCGGGGCGCGCGGCCGGATGCGAGGACTGGGTGCGCGACCAGATCGCGGGCCAGCTCTCGGGCGACGTGGCCGCGAAGATCGAGCGGTACGAGTCCGGCAGCCGCAAGCACGCGGTCCGTCGCGGGCACGAGATGGAGTCGGTGGTCGAGCACCTCGGAGCGCTCGGGGTGCCGGCGGAGATGTCGGAGGCGTCCGTGCGGTTCCTCGGGCGGCTCGCGGCCGAGGAGCAGCGGGCGCAGGAGCGGACGGGCCGGGCCTAG
- a CDS encoding methyltransferase yields the protein MSDASTLGRLAALPVANVGDSMDRLGVVDAGIRPVWRGARVAGPAFTVEVAGGDNAGIHEAIGRLQPGDVLVVNGHGLRDRALVGELIGERLRSAGCAGIVIDGALRDVDDLEEMGFPAFARAVTPAGPYRNGPFRIQVPVAIGTVVVMPGDIVLGDADGLAIVPAAEAAAVADRAEAKHADESATRASIIAAR from the coding sequence ATGTCGGACGCATCGACCCTCGGGCGGCTCGCCGCCCTCCCCGTCGCCAACGTGGGCGACTCCATGGACCGCCTCGGCGTGGTCGACGCCGGGATCCGCCCCGTCTGGCGCGGCGCCCGCGTCGCCGGCCCCGCCTTCACGGTGGAGGTCGCGGGCGGGGACAACGCGGGGATCCACGAGGCCATCGGCCGGCTCCAGCCCGGCGACGTGCTCGTGGTCAACGGCCACGGCCTGCGGGACCGCGCGCTCGTCGGCGAGCTGATCGGCGAGCGGCTGCGCTCCGCCGGCTGCGCGGGCATCGTCATCGACGGGGCCCTGCGCGACGTCGACGACCTCGAGGAGATGGGCTTCCCCGCGTTCGCCCGCGCCGTGACGCCCGCGGGCCCGTACCGCAATGGGCCGTTCCGGATCCAGGTGCCGGTCGCCATCGGGACCGTGGTCGTGATGCCGGGCGACATCGTGCTCGGCGACGCCGACGGGCTCGCGATCGTGCCCGCCGCGGAGGCCGCAGCGGTCGCCGACCGGGCCGAGGCCAAGCACGCCGACGAGTCCGCCACCCGGGCCTCGATCATCGCCGCGCGATGA
- a CDS encoding glycosyltransferase family 4 protein, whose amino-acid sequence MNTLRPLLVMDRAFSSLGGAQTAVVQQALALARAGHAVTVAAPDATSVRELHGTGVALHDVAPTVPVPLFGLPVIRADAATRRDLGTLMDQVGTDLVLTHSEHGLAATALRLGRERGIPTLHTVHTFFLRGPAWGGFLAPAVAAVHRAMTGLPDPRVRLAPRRLDSALRGMTLAACREADLVLSPSAHQAVALRNAGLPAVEVLSNTSCTARGASAELPASGALRLVWATRFVPGKRLDVMLEAMALVAARSGPDAVHLDLAGGRPRGAVPPGVTVHGRVSTATVTALLRGAHAAVITSLGSDDQPMIAMEAFAEGRPALVSDPVLAAEFGGAAMLADGTDAEGLATAILRLAADRHLLDGPAREARDLAAAVSPAAHARGVEEACRRVAGARRGSAPA is encoded by the coding sequence ATGAACACGCTCCGCCCCCTCCTCGTGATGGACCGCGCCTTCTCCTCCCTCGGTGGGGCCCAGACGGCCGTCGTCCAGCAGGCGCTCGCGCTCGCGCGCGCGGGCCACGCGGTCACCGTCGCGGCACCCGACGCGACGTCCGTCCGCGAGCTGCACGGCACGGGCGTCGCCCTGCACGACGTCGCGCCCACCGTGCCCGTCCCGCTCTTCGGCCTGCCGGTCATCCGCGCCGACGCCGCCACCCGCCGCGACCTCGGAACGCTGATGGACCAGGTCGGCACCGACCTCGTCCTCACGCACTCCGAGCACGGGCTCGCCGCGACCGCGCTGCGGCTCGGGCGCGAGCGGGGGATCCCGACCCTGCACACCGTGCACACCTTCTTCCTGCGCGGCCCGGCCTGGGGCGGGTTCCTCGCGCCCGCCGTCGCGGCCGTGCATCGCGCGATGACCGGGCTCCCGGATCCGCGCGTGCGCCTGGCCCCGCGCCGCCTCGACAGCGCCCTCCGCGGCATGACCCTCGCCGCCTGCCGCGAGGCCGACCTCGTGCTCTCCCCCTCCGCGCACCAGGCTGTCGCCCTCCGGAACGCGGGCCTGCCGGCCGTCGAGGTGCTGTCGAACACGAGCTGCACGGCGCGCGGGGCGTCCGCGGAGCTCCCCGCGAGCGGCGCGCTGCGGCTCGTCTGGGCGACGCGGTTCGTGCCCGGGAAGCGCCTGGACGTGATGCTCGAGGCGATGGCGCTGGTCGCCGCGAGGAGCGGACCGGACGCCGTCCACCTCGACCTCGCCGGCGGCCGACCGCGCGGCGCCGTCCCGCCCGGCGTCACGGTGCACGGCCGCGTGTCGACCGCCACCGTCACCGCGCTCCTCCGCGGGGCGCACGCGGCCGTGATCACGTCGCTGGGCTCCGACGACCAGCCGATGATCGCGATGGAGGCCTTCGCGGAGGGGCGCCCCGCGCTCGTCAGCGACCCCGTCCTCGCCGCGGAGTTCGGCGGGGCCGCGATGCTCGCGGACGGCACGGACGCGGAGGGGCTGGCCACCGCGATCCTGCGGCTGGCCGCCGACCGGCACCTCCTCGACGGGCCCGCCCGCGAGGCCCGGGATCTCGCCGCCGCGGTCTCCCCCGCGGCGCACGCCCGGGGCGTCGAGGAGGCGTGCCGCCGCGTGGCCGGCGCCCGACGCGGATCGGCCCCGGCGTGA
- a CDS encoding TRAP transporter large permease subunit, with protein sequence MGLAVWALISYIGIIVVWSVALKRGIGEAMVVGFLVVCAFGGGEFPRLVLTGVQAAFDQEIVFAALAFTFIGFLLASTGVIDRQVDLLNSLLGRLRGGAGYVATVGSALFGAVAHSGSANAATMGSVAIPWMKRSNWPPHVAATLIAGNAGNGTVIPPSASFFILIGTATVAPYVSIDELLLAMFAAAAWCILWRLVVVFYFVRKHEIGRVSAADILPFGRSFKQGWSSLLVFLGIVIPVLVTLGPTGESLTGVLGEEVMESISIIVWIPVLLGLFAAALGWRRLPRSGREWYGFVAKTAPRYRDIGATLVFAFAGGAVLTELGLAEQLSSVLNGLDASPVVMSIIVAVMVVLVAGPLSSTATIATIGGIGFSVLVASGVDPVLAACVVLVAASTEGASPPGASAIYIATGIAQVNPVKTFVPLIVLYVLPILVIAALIGPGWLPVPH encoded by the coding sequence ATGGGGTTGGCTGTCTGGGCCCTCATCTCGTACATCGGGATCATCGTCGTCTGGAGCGTCGCGCTGAAGCGCGGCATCGGCGAGGCGATGGTCGTCGGGTTCCTCGTCGTCTGCGCGTTCGGGGGCGGGGAGTTCCCGCGCCTCGTCCTCACGGGCGTGCAGGCGGCCTTCGACCAGGAGATCGTCTTCGCGGCGCTCGCCTTCACCTTCATCGGCTTCCTGCTTGCGTCGACCGGGGTGATCGACCGGCAGGTGGACCTGCTCAACTCGCTGCTCGGCCGCCTCCGCGGCGGCGCCGGGTACGTGGCCACGGTCGGGTCGGCGCTGTTCGGCGCGGTCGCGCACTCGGGATCCGCCAACGCCGCGACCATGGGCTCCGTCGCGATCCCGTGGATGAAGCGCTCGAACTGGCCGCCGCACGTGGCCGCGACGCTCATCGCCGGCAACGCGGGCAACGGCACGGTCATCCCGCCGAGCGCCTCGTTCTTCATCCTCATCGGCACCGCGACGGTCGCGCCGTACGTCTCCATCGACGAGCTGCTGCTCGCGATGTTCGCGGCGGCGGCATGGTGCATCCTCTGGCGGCTGGTCGTCGTCTTCTACTTCGTGCGCAAGCACGAGATCGGGCGGGTGTCCGCCGCCGACATCCTGCCGTTCGGCCGCTCCTTCAAGCAGGGCTGGTCGTCGCTCCTGGTGTTCCTCGGCATCGTGATCCCGGTGCTCGTCACCCTCGGGCCGACCGGCGAGTCGCTCACGGGCGTGCTCGGCGAGGAGGTGATGGAGTCGATCAGCATCATCGTCTGGATCCCCGTGCTCCTCGGCCTCTTCGCCGCGGCTCTCGGCTGGCGCCGCCTGCCCCGGTCCGGCCGCGAGTGGTACGGGTTCGTCGCGAAGACCGCGCCGCGCTACCGCGACATCGGCGCGACCCTCGTGTTCGCCTTCGCCGGCGGCGCCGTGCTCACCGAGCTCGGCCTCGCGGAGCAGCTGTCCAGCGTGCTCAACGGGCTGGACGCGTCGCCCGTCGTGATGTCGATCATCGTCGCCGTCATGGTGGTGCTCGTCGCCGGGCCGCTCAGCTCCACGGCCACCATCGCGACCATCGGCGGCATCGGGTTCTCCGTGCTCGTGGCCTCCGGGGTGGATCCGGTGCTCGCCGCCTGCGTCGTGCTCGTCGCCGCCTCGACCGAGGGCGCCTCGCCGCCCGGGGCGTCCGCGATCTACATCGCGACCGGCATCGCGCAGGTCAACCCGGTGAAGACGTTCGTGCCGCTCATCGTCCTGTACGTGCTGCCGATCCTCGTGATCGCGGCCCTCATCGGGCCCGGCTGGCTGCCGGTGCCGCACTGA